The window TCGCGCCGGGCAACGACGGCACCTGCCGCGCGGTCCTCGAGGCGATGGCCTCGGGCTGTGCCGTCCTGGGCGGCGATTTCGGTGCGGTCGCCGAGTCGGTGGTCGACGGCGAGACCGGCCGCCTCTGCGATCCGCGGGACGCGGAAGATACGGGCAGGGCGCTCGCCTGGCTCCTCGCCGACAGGCGCCGCGCCGCAGCCCTCGGCGCTGCAGGGCGCAGCCGCGTGCTGGCGCGGTATACTCCCGCCGGCAGAGCCGCCTCCCTTCTCGGACTGTACGAGCGCGCCTGGGAGAGCGGCCCCGTGCGCCCCTCCCACCAGGCGTAGGCAACACGTGCGCGTTCCGGCGCGCAGGAGTCGAACGACATGGCAACGCTCCACCCCGAGCTCAAGCAGATCCTCGCCTGTCCCCGCTGCAAGGGCGAGCTCGACTTCCGCGAGCCCAGCGACGAGATCGTCTGCCACACGTGCAAGCTGGTCTTCCCGATCCGCGAGGACCTTCCGGTGATGCTGGTCGAGGAAGCTCGCCCGCTGCCCGAGGCGCGATGAGCCTGC of the Vulgatibacter sp. genome contains:
- a CDS encoding Trm112 family protein, whose translation is MATLHPELKQILACPRCKGELDFREPSDEIVCHTCKLVFPIREDLPVMLVEEARPLPEAR